One Legionella lansingensis genomic region harbors:
- the lspE gene encoding GspE family T2SS ATPase variant LspE has product METSERTRRLPYSFAKNHNIIANVQENGRAVVYHLANPSLPILAEVKRLLQCELHCKEVNETEFQQHLAQIYQSQSSILDAAEVMEEDMNLSSLASQLPISEDLLDNQDDAPIIRLLNALFTQAIKQKASDIHIETYEDRVLVRNRIDGVLNEVLEIQRAVAPLVISRVKVMAKLDIAEKRIPQDGRIALRIGGHNIDVRVSTLPSNHGERIVLRILDKQTAQLDLKLLGMPQSTLVAMRSLIAEPHGIILVTGPTGSGKTTSLYAMLTELNQVSRNILTIEDPIEYDLPGIGQTQVNVKVQMTFAKGLRAILRQDPDVVMIGEIRDLETAEIAVQASLTGHLVLSTLHTNSALGAITRLHDMGVESFLLASSLVGLIAQRLVRKLCSHCKTPHQLRDDEQELMRLKPDTDTSNVYEPKGCEHCNHSGYRGRTGIYELIMIDETLRGMIHRNESLQIIDSYLRPTTPTIREDGFKRVLAGDTSLAEILRVTSQH; this is encoded by the coding sequence ATGGAAACCAGTGAAAGAACAAGACGTCTTCCTTACAGTTTTGCTAAAAACCATAACATCATCGCCAATGTGCAAGAGAATGGCAGAGCGGTAGTCTATCATCTAGCGAATCCCTCTTTACCCATTTTGGCGGAAGTGAAGCGTTTATTACAATGCGAACTTCACTGTAAAGAGGTTAATGAGACTGAATTTCAACAGCATCTGGCACAGATTTATCAATCTCAATCTTCAATTCTGGATGCCGCCGAGGTCATGGAAGAAGACATGAATTTATCTTCGCTGGCTTCCCAATTACCCATCAGTGAAGATTTGTTGGATAATCAAGATGATGCGCCAATTATTCGCTTACTCAATGCCTTATTCACCCAAGCTATCAAACAGAAAGCGTCTGATATTCATATCGAAACGTATGAAGATAGGGTTCTGGTTCGTAACCGTATTGATGGGGTACTCAACGAAGTTCTGGAAATTCAGCGTGCTGTTGCACCTTTAGTTATTTCTCGTGTTAAGGTCATGGCAAAGTTGGATATTGCCGAAAAACGCATCCCGCAAGATGGTCGCATTGCCTTACGGATAGGTGGACATAATATTGACGTGCGCGTCTCTACATTGCCTTCTAATCACGGAGAGCGCATCGTCCTTCGTATTCTGGATAAACAGACCGCGCAGTTAGACTTAAAGCTTTTAGGGATGCCGCAATCCACTTTAGTTGCCATGCGCAGCTTAATTGCTGAACCGCATGGCATCATTCTCGTCACTGGCCCAACAGGCTCGGGTAAAACAACTTCTCTATACGCAATGTTAACTGAGCTCAATCAAGTCAGTCGCAATATTTTAACTATTGAAGATCCTATTGAATATGACCTACCCGGCATAGGTCAAACGCAAGTTAATGTAAAGGTGCAGATGACTTTTGCGAAAGGACTACGAGCCATTTTGCGTCAGGATCCAGATGTTGTAATGATAGGAGAAATTCGAGATTTGGAAACTGCTGAAATTGCAGTACAGGCAAGTTTGACCGGCCATTTAGTTCTTTCAACACTCCATACAAATAGCGCGCTTGGTGCTATTACCCGCTTGCATGATATGGGTGTTGAATCCTTCTTACTGGCCTCAAGCCTTGTGGGTTTAATCGCCCAACGATTGGTTCGCAAGCTCTGCTCACATTGCAAAACCCCTCATCAATTACGTGACGATGAACAAGAATTAATGCGTCTTAAACCAGATACCGATACCTCAAATGTCTATGAACCAAAAGGTTGTGAACATTGTAATCACTCGGGATATCGTGGTCGTACCGGTATCTATGAGTTAATCATGATTGATGAAACGCTGCGTGGCATGATTCATCGCAACGAAAGCTTACAAATCATTGATAGTTATCTACGCCCTACTACACCCACAATACGCGAAGATGGCTTCAAAAGGGTACTCGCGGGAGATACCTCATTGGCGGAAATATTAAGGGTGACCAGTCAGCATTAA
- the lspD gene encoding GspD family T2SS secretin variant LspD, which translates to MRKIAVGLLVLFCLTVVRATEVTIKSVTLEGKPAYVLQVGDFAHQNNALQLKFKLSYSIKQPINIEQSPNQSNYLVKVGPIPDYALAIDLQKKLQEEISKTQIMKFPTVSTVKVDPIIAAQAQPLSTTKIEPVSEEKLQLGSETNVKKSIKREEEVLPPSSPAKKLWNLRGADIRAVIAEVSRVTGKNFIIDPRVQGKISIVSSTAMSDKELYQVFLSMLQISGYAAIPSGDVIKIVPNIDAKTQSPDLLSQMRSPPKGDDMMVAVIPVHYVPSEQLVPVLRPLMPQWSSVSAYAPSNMLILSGRANNVKQMARIIRQVDSSSANGIDMVPLKHALAMDVANTLKDLVKTQPGLGSHTQTMLAADDRSNSILLSGSRTDRIRLRLLIAKLDKESPYGTNSNTQVVYLHYLRAEDLVPILAGIAQANFSGNVATTIGTITRPEIDSTNPAFNMASGTSSSSQSLTALTPPPTSTSPAATPNTTGTATQTEGSTKPTVQIIAEPNTNSIILNAPVTLIRILKSVISQLDIKPAQLLIEALVVEIDEADLTSLGIEWGSDQQTGRPRDFRPGFAIINSKTAIDDLQAQIFALARDRKANILSTPSVVVLDNRQAKILVGKQVSVATTSYPNNAGGTTTASPFVTFDRVNVALHLYVRPQITRGDGIQLQIDQGNDTIDPSSTLNTDNPIFKISSIVTAVHVESGDIVVLGGLTQDSLAGDDTRIPFIGDIPGVGRLFQHNIKNREKRVLMVFIRPCILRSRNDALYVTSGKYHDVREEQLEFLRTQPYHPENTDVLLPPRNQAALPRPFSGSTQQTVILKQPKQRILMTK; encoded by the coding sequence ATGCGAAAGATTGCGGTTGGCCTACTCGTTCTATTTTGCTTAACAGTTGTTCGCGCTACAGAAGTCACCATTAAGTCTGTTACCCTTGAAGGCAAGCCGGCTTATGTGCTTCAAGTTGGCGATTTTGCGCATCAGAATAATGCTCTCCAATTAAAGTTTAAATTATCCTACTCCATTAAGCAGCCAATAAACATTGAGCAATCTCCCAATCAGAGCAATTATTTAGTTAAGGTTGGCCCGATTCCTGATTACGCACTGGCTATCGATTTACAAAAAAAATTGCAGGAAGAGATAAGCAAAACTCAGATCATGAAGTTTCCGACTGTTAGTACAGTCAAAGTTGATCCCATTATTGCAGCGCAAGCTCAACCTCTAAGTACAACAAAAATCGAACCTGTTAGCGAAGAAAAGCTGCAGCTTGGGAGTGAAACAAATGTTAAAAAATCTATTAAAAGGGAAGAGGAAGTGCTTCCTCCTTCCTCACCCGCAAAAAAACTGTGGAATTTGCGAGGTGCTGATATTCGTGCAGTCATTGCCGAAGTTTCTCGAGTCACAGGTAAAAACTTCATTATTGATCCCCGTGTCCAAGGCAAAATATCTATTGTTTCAAGTACAGCAATGTCAGATAAAGAACTCTATCAAGTTTTTTTATCTATGCTACAAATCTCAGGTTACGCAGCCATTCCAAGTGGCGATGTGATAAAAATTGTTCCTAATATTGACGCAAAAACCCAGTCCCCCGATCTTTTAAGCCAAATGAGAAGCCCACCCAAAGGCGATGACATGATGGTTGCAGTCATCCCGGTTCACTATGTTCCTTCAGAACAGCTGGTGCCTGTTTTAAGGCCTTTGATGCCACAATGGAGTAGTGTCTCCGCATATGCGCCTTCCAATATGCTGATTTTATCTGGCCGAGCAAACAATGTTAAACAAATGGCTCGAATCATTCGCCAGGTCGATAGTTCTTCAGCCAATGGCATCGATATGGTCCCTTTAAAACATGCTCTAGCAATGGATGTCGCCAACACGCTAAAAGATTTAGTCAAAACGCAACCAGGTCTTGGTAGTCATACTCAGACGATGTTGGCAGCCGATGATCGCAGCAATTCCATTTTATTGAGCGGGAGTAGAACCGATAGGATCAGGCTGCGGTTACTTATTGCGAAACTGGATAAAGAAAGCCCTTATGGCACGAACAGTAATACGCAGGTTGTTTATCTCCATTATTTACGAGCCGAGGATTTGGTACCCATCCTGGCAGGAATTGCTCAGGCAAATTTCAGTGGCAATGTCGCGACAACCATAGGAACAATTACTAGGCCTGAGATAGACAGTACCAATCCTGCCTTCAATATGGCAAGTGGTACATCCAGTAGTAGCCAAAGCCTCACAGCACTAACACCCCCACCAACGTCGACCAGTCCGGCGGCAACACCCAATACAACTGGAACAGCTACACAAACAGAGGGTTCAACCAAGCCAACAGTGCAGATCATTGCCGAACCGAACACCAATTCCATTATCCTCAATGCACCAGTTACTCTGATTCGCATTTTAAAATCGGTTATAAGCCAGTTAGATATTAAACCAGCCCAATTACTTATTGAGGCGCTTGTTGTTGAAATCGATGAGGCTGATCTTACCAGTTTAGGCATTGAGTGGGGCTCTGATCAACAAACCGGTAGGCCTCGTGATTTCAGACCAGGTTTTGCTATTATTAATTCAAAAACAGCAATTGATGACCTGCAAGCGCAAATATTTGCTCTTGCTCGTGATCGCAAGGCGAATATTTTATCCACCCCTTCTGTCGTTGTTCTTGATAATAGGCAAGCAAAAATTCTTGTTGGAAAACAAGTTTCAGTAGCTACAACGAGTTATCCCAATAATGCTGGGGGAACAACAACGGCCAGTCCCTTTGTGACGTTTGATCGTGTTAATGTTGCTCTTCATTTATATGTAAGGCCACAAATTACCCGTGGTGATGGCATCCAACTTCAGATAGATCAAGGGAACGATACGATAGATCCCTCCAGCACTCTCAACACGGATAATCCAATCTTCAAAATTTCAAGCATCGTGACTGCTGTCCATGTAGAAAGTGGAGACATTGTTGTATTAGGAGGACTCACCCAAGACAGCTTGGCTGGAGATGATACTCGCATACCATTTATCGGTGATATTCCAGGTGTGGGTCGCCTTTTCCAACATAACATTAAGAACCGTGAGAAACGTGTATTAATGGTATTTATACGGCCTTGCATATTAAGAAGTCGCAATGATGCTCTTTATGTGACTAGTGGTAAATATCATGATGTAAGAGAAGAGCAATTGGAATTCTTGCGAACACAACCTTATCATCCTGAAAATACTGATGTGTTACTGCCACCGCGAAACCAGGCGGCCTTACCAAGACCCTTCAGTGGCTCAACACAACAGACTGTTATACTTAAACAACCTAAACAACGCATATTAATGACGAAATAA